TCCGCAATGACCCTGCGGATCCATGTCAACCAACAGCGTCCGACGGCCATGCAAAGCCAGACACGACGCCAGGTTGATCGATACCGTGGTCTTGCCGCACCCGCCCTTCTGGTTGGCGATGGCGATCGTCTTCATCTGCTGCGTCTCCTTACGCTCCACCCACTGACTGTCGCTATGCCATCTGCCCCTATCCCCAGCACTGATATCGAGCCCAGCCAATCCTTCTGCCAGACCCGTCGGCCACACTCACGTGCGACTGTCTGCACAAAACATCGTCACCGCACGTCTGATAACTTTACTTTTTATCGGAAGTAAGTTCTCTAAAGGCTAGAATTAATGGATTAATGGAAGTAAGATATTCTTAATTCGATACGCCGGGCGTACTAGAACCGCAACCGCACGGAAAGACAGATCACCTCGACCCACGCCGGCGGCACCCGCAGTCTGTCGCCCACCTGTGGCAAAGCACCGGCCCGCTGGACCTCCTGCCGTTTTTTCCCACGCGGACAAGACTTTGACCCCGCGGATTGCTACAATCGTTGGCCATGACAACCAAACGGACACAGCCATGATCGGAACCGCAATCAGCCGAACCGCCACCCTGCTCGAGGCGATCAAGTTCGCCCACTCCGTCTTCGCCCTCCCCTTTGCCCTCCTCGGCGCGTTCATCGCCTCAGCCGGCCTGCCAAACCCGGGCAAGCTGCTCCTGATCGTCCTGTGCATGGTCCTGGTCCGAAACGTCGCCATGAGCTACAACCGCCTGGCCGATCAGCACTTGGATAAAACTAACCCCCGCACCGCAACCCGCGCCCTGCCCGCCGGACGACTCTCCCCACGCTTCCTCTGGACTTTCCTCGCCGCCAGCGCCGCCGGCGCCACCGCCGCCGCCTTCCTCTTCTACTACCTCTACCACAACCCCTGGCCCCTCGCGCTGATCGGACCGCTGCTCGTCTGGATCGCCGCCTACTCACACACCAAACGATTCACCTGGCTCAGCCACTACTGGCTCGGCAGCGTCCTGGGCATCTCCGTGCCCGCCGCCGCCGTCGCCATCGACCCATCACGCCTGTCCCCAGCCGTCATCCTCTTGGGCCTCGGAGTCGCCCTCTGGACCGCCGGTTTCGACATCATCTACGCCCTCCTCGACCTCGAATTCGACCGCCGACAACGCCTCTACAGCGTCCCCGCCCGATTCGGCCCCTCAGCCGGCCTGATCGTCGCACGCATCACCCACGCCGCCGCCTTCGCCTGCTTCCTCGCCGCCGGACTGCTGCTGGGCCTCAACCGCTTCTACCCCCTCGGACTGATCGTCGCCGCCGCCCTGCTGATCCTCCAACACCGGCTGGTCCGCCCCGATGATCTCTCCCGAGTCAACGTCGCGTTCTTTACTCTCAACGGCATCCTGAGTATCCTTCTATCGGGGATGGGCATACTCGACCTGTTAACCCGATAGGAGCGCCGCGTGCAGCCGGGCTGTTCGATAGCTTCATTCAAACTCGAAGTCGCCGACGCACTCGCCCTCGCCGCCAGTGCCGGATTCAAAGCCGTCGAACTCGACTGGCCCATGGTCGAACGCCAACTCTTCGGCCCGCGCGACGGCGCCCAAACGCTCCGATCCCTCCTGCGAGACCACGACCTCCAACTCGCCGCCGTCCACGGCGGCGTCGTCTCCGCCTCACGCGTCGATCAGCAACGCCTTCAAATTCAACGATTCACAGCGCTCACCCGACGGATCGTCGAGTTCGGATGCAGACGCCTGGTCCTCTCGCCCGGGTCGCGAACCCTCGAAAACTTCAACTCCCTCATCGCCGTCCTCTCACGCCTCGCCGATGACGCCGAACCCCTCGGCGCCAAAATCCTCCTGGCCAACCGACTCGACAGCCGAATCGAGGACCGCCGAGACCTCCTCGCCGTCTTCCTCGGCTCGGCGCTCCAGAAAGTCGAACTCTGTCTCGACGTACTCAACTTTCACCTCGCCGTGGTCGACCCGTCCGAAGTGATCCGCGAACACCGCCAACGCCTCGCCCTCGTCCGCCTCTCCAACGCCACAGGCCCAGCTCCCGCTGTGCTGGATAAGGGCGAACTGGACGTCCCGAACCTGATAACCCTGCTCAAGGAAACCGGCTATGACGGCCCGTTACTGGTCGATAACCTGCCCGCCGCGGGAACCGAGCATCTGGGCCGGCAACTTCGGCAGACCCGCGAGTACCTCGAAGGACTTCTAACGTAAGGACCCGTAATGGCGATGCTCGACGCCGCAAAGGACGCGGCTGATCTGTACCTGCGGCAGTTGCACGAACTGGGCCCTCTCGCCGATGCCGAACGGGCTCGGCGATTCGGGCGCCGCGCGCTCTGGGTCAACAACGTCCACATCAACACCACCAACATCTGCGCCGGTACGTGTCGCTTCTGCCACTACCGCCGAAAAACGAACGACCCGGATGCGTTCGCCCTGACCGTCGAGCAGGTCGTCGAACAGGCCGCACTCGCCGCCGAACGCGGAGCCCGCGAAGCCCACCTGGTGGGCGGCCTCAACCAAACCCGCGACCTGGCCTACTACCTCCGGCTGACCGATGGCCTCGCGCGAAGGGTCCCGCAGCTATACCGAAAGTTCCTGACCGCGGTCGAGATCGACTTCCTCGCCCAACAGGCGGGCGTGACCGTCGAAGAAGTGCTCCAGCGGCTGCGCGATGCCGGATTGCAGAGCCTCGCCGGAGGCGGAGCGGAAATCTTCTCGCCGCGCGTCCGCAAACTCGTCTGTCCCGAAAAGATCGACGCCGATCGCTGGCTCGCAATTCACCGCGCCGCCCATCACCTTGGAATCCGCAGCAACGCGACCATGCTCTTCGGACACGTCGAATCCCCCGCGGAACGCGTCGAACACCTGCTGCGACTGCGCGACCTCCAAGCCGAAACGAACGGCTTCCAGTCCTTCCTCGCCCTGCCCGTGGTCGATTTCGACGGCGGCGTGACCGGCGGCGTCGACGTGCTCAAGACACTCGCCATCTCGCGCCTGGTCCTCGACAACTTCGACCACATCAAGGTGTTCTGGCCCATCTGGACGAGCAAGCTGGCCCAGTTGGGCCTGACCTACGGAGCCGACGACTTCGACGGAACCGTCGGCCGCTACCGAATCGTCGGAGCCGAACTGGCCTACGAAACGGGCATGAGCCCACAAGCCCTCGAAACGCTCATCCGCCAGGCGGGCCTCGAACCAGCGGAGCGAACCGGCGACTACCACATCATCGACCACAAGGGAGACAACCATGCGGGCCGTCGTTGAACGCGTCACCGAAGCCGCCGTCGAAATCGACGGCCAGACTGTCGGGGCCATCGAACGCGGGCTGCTCGTCTACGTCGGCGTGGGAAACGACGACACCGACGCCGACGTCGCCTACCTCGCCGACAAGATCGCCGGACTGCGAATCTTCGAAGACCATGCCGGCAAAATGAACCTCGACGTCCGACAGGTCAGCGGAGCCGTCCTGGCCATCTCCGCCTTCACACTCCAAGCCGACTGCCGCAAGGGCCGACGACCCAGCTTCGACGCCGCCGCCGAACCAGCCGTCGCCGAAAAACTCTACCTCGACCTCGTCGAACGCCTCCGCAACGCCGGCCTCCGCGTCGAAACCGGCCGCTTCCGCCAACACATGATCGTCCGCGCCACCAACGCCGGACCCGTCCTGCCCCTCCTCGACTCAAAACGCCTCTTCTGACCGCGTCGCAGGCGTCAGCCTTCCCATTTTGCATTTTGATATCTGCATTTTGCACTTTTCATTTCTTCACCGTTCTCGCCGCCAGCCAATCCGCATCAAAATGCATCAGCGACCGCGTCGGATTCGACCAATCCTCACCGGCCCGGGTATTGACGCGATGGTACGTCAGCAAAACCCGTCCGGCCGCGGACTCAGCCAGGAATGGATAACAATACTGCGCATGAACCGACTCGCTCTGAGCCTTGCCCACCAGCGCCTTCGCCGCACTCCACGTCCGGCCGTCGTCGCTCGAAACCGCCCCGTACAGCACCTGCCGCGCGTAGCTGATCCCGCCGATAAACGGCTCGCCCTCACACCGGTTCCACGCCATCACCATCCGCCCGTCAGCCAGGCGCAGCACACCGGCCGGCGCGTTCGACGAGACAAACCGCGTCGGCTCCGGCAATGACCACGTCTCGCCCGCATCCTCCGAGAACGACTCGTACAGCCGGCCCAGCGTGGTCCGTATCAACATCCACACCCGCCCGTCGCTCCGCTCGACGACCACCGGTTCGAGCATGCCGCCCTCGCCCATGTTCTCCAAACCCGCGCTATCGTCGCCCGACAAATCCGTCCGGCTGCAACCCCACGTCGCCCCGTCGTCGTCGCTGTAGACCGCCATCGACACGAACTTCCCCGTCGTCCGCGCCGTCAAATAGCTCAGCGGAACCACCAGCCGACCGCTCGACAGGCGAATAATCGAGTTGATCGAGCCGGTGTACGAATGCCCGAAATCCACCCGCCCGGGCGAACTCCACGTCGCTCCGCCGTCGCCGCTGGCCGCGTGCCACAACTCGCACCGCGCCGTCGCCGGCGTCAGATCGCCGTACGCGTAAAACCGCAGCCACAGCACGTGCAGCCGCCCGCGCTCGTCGCCGTAAGGAACCGGACTGGTCACCACGCCCGGCGCCTCGCCACAATCAAACAGTACGCGCCCGTCCGACCACGTGAGCCCGCCGTCGCGACTCTCCCGCCCGCACATCCGCTGCGGACCCGACGCCGTCAATGCGTTGTTCGTGGTATTCGGCGTATCCGCGTAGCACAAAAATAACCCATCTCCCAAAGCCGCCACCGGACCCAACATCCCGTCAACACCAAGAAGCGTCGGTGCAAGCATCACAAATCCCTCGACCAATCCGCCAGACAACCGCTCAGCCCAGAACCGCCCTGGGCCCGCCTTTCGAGCCCTTCTACCACAATCCAAACCAAGGGCAAGCAATTTCGCAATCTGTCCGCCGCAGGAGCAGGCCTTGTGCCCGCCCCATCGCCGGTTGACCAATCCGGCGCCAGACACGGATCGGGCGATCGTTAATCGGAAGTCCCGCATTGGGCCGGCGGACTCTCAAACTTGCTGGTGTTCTGGACTTCAGGTAGTATGGACGTCATGGCAGTTGGCATCGCACGCTTCTGCCGGCTGGAGCGTCGGCATTCTGGACATGCATTGGGAGGCACCAGACGATGAGTCAAGCAACGATCAAGAAGTTCCCACCCAACGTCGCGAAGCAGTTAAAGGTCTATGTCTATCGACTCATCGACCCGCGAAACGGCGAGACCTTCTATATCGGCAAGGGCCGGAAGAACCGTGTCTTTTCCCATGTCCGCGCCGAGGGGAAGTTGGAGGGCGATGATGTCAGCAACAAGATACAACGTATTCACGCGATACGGAATGCAGGGTTCGAAGTGGCCCACGTGATCCATCGCCACGGCATGGACGACAAGACGGCCACCGAAGTCGAGGCGGCACTGATCGACGCGTATCCCGGCCTCACCAACATCGCGGGCGGAGTCGGTAGTTCTGAATTTGGGACCATGCACGCCCAGGAGATCATCCGCCGTTACGACGCCAAGCCCGCGACCTTCCGGCACAAAGCAATCCTGATCAGCGTCAATCGAAGCGCCGTCGATAGGTCGCTCTACGAGGCCACCCGGTATGCCTGGAAGATCAGCCGATCCAAAGCCCGACAGATTGAGGTGGTTCTCTCCACCATCCAGGGCCTGATCGTGGCCGCTTTTACGCCCACCAAATGGCTGGAGGCGACGCCGGAAAATTTTCCAGGCCGGCCAGGCCTACCGGGTCGACTGGGCTTTGAAGGTCGTGAAGCCTCGGACGAAATCAAAAACCTCTACGTGGGCAAGCGTGTCCCGGCCAAGTACCGCAAACGTGGCGCAGCCAATCCCATCCGGTACGCTTGGCCCGGTAGAGAAACAAGCTGAGCGGACACCCAGACCGTGTGCCCGCCCCATCCCCCATCAACCAATCCGGCTCCGCCGCTGGAGGGGGAAAGGAAGAGAAGTTGAGCAGAGGGCAGCGAAGGGAGCAACGAGGGTTTGAAAGTGGAGCTCCGGGACCCGATCACAGTTGGTTTGCCCTCAGGTGGTTTCAGTTGCAGGTGTCCTCACGCCGTGATATGATAACATCTGTTAGTGTAGCGGTTCGCCGCAATGCTGCAGCTTGCCCGAACCGGGCCGATGGCTCATATAGCGGATGCTGGCCAAGAGGTGAAGCCTAGAGGACCGCAGAGGGACAACAAATGGCTAGAGATTTTCACGATGAGGCCTTTGACCGGGAGACAGAACTGAAGCTGGACATCTTTCGAGGTTACATTCGGGAGTGGCTTCCCGTGTTCCTTACCGGCGGCGGATGCCGACGAGTTAATATCCTCGACTTCTTTGCAGGGCCAGGCAGGGACACGCAAGGCAAGAAAGGATCGCCACTGATCA
The DNA window shown above is from Phycisphaerae bacterium and carries:
- a CDS encoding UbiA family prenyltransferase, which produces MIGTAISRTATLLEAIKFAHSVFALPFALLGAFIASAGLPNPGKLLLIVLCMVLVRNVAMSYNRLADQHLDKTNPRTATRALPAGRLSPRFLWTFLAASAAGATAAAFLFYYLYHNPWPLALIGPLLVWIAAYSHTKRFTWLSHYWLGSVLGISVPAAAVAIDPSRLSPAVILLGLGVALWTAGFDIIYALLDLEFDRRQRLYSVPARFGPSAGLIVARITHAAAFACFLAAGLLLGLNRFYPLGLIVAAALLILQHRLVRPDDLSRVNVAFFTLNGILSILLSGMGILDLLTR
- a CDS encoding TIM barrel protein, producing MQPGCSIASFKLEVADALALAASAGFKAVELDWPMVERQLFGPRDGAQTLRSLLRDHDLQLAAVHGGVVSASRVDQQRLQIQRFTALTRRIVEFGCRRLVLSPGSRTLENFNSLIAVLSRLADDAEPLGAKILLANRLDSRIEDRRDLLAVFLGSALQKVELCLDVLNFHLAVVDPSEVIREHRQRLALVRLSNATGPAPAVLDKGELDVPNLITLLKETGYDGPLLVDNLPAAGTEHLGRQLRQTREYLEGLLT
- a CDS encoding CofH family radical SAM protein, giving the protein MAMLDAAKDAADLYLRQLHELGPLADAERARRFGRRALWVNNVHINTTNICAGTCRFCHYRRKTNDPDAFALTVEQVVEQAALAAERGAREAHLVGGLNQTRDLAYYLRLTDGLARRVPQLYRKFLTAVEIDFLAQQAGVTVEEVLQRLRDAGLQSLAGGGAEIFSPRVRKLVCPEKIDADRWLAIHRAAHHLGIRSNATMLFGHVESPAERVEHLLRLRDLQAETNGFQSFLALPVVDFDGGVTGGVDVLKTLAISRLVLDNFDHIKVFWPIWTSKLAQLGLTYGADDFDGTVGRYRIVGAELAYETGMSPQALETLIRQAGLEPAERTGDYHIIDHKGDNHAGRR
- a CDS encoding D-tyrosyl-tRNA(Tyr) deacylase gives rise to the protein MRAVVERVTEAAVEIDGQTVGAIERGLLVYVGVGNDDTDADVAYLADKIAGLRIFEDHAGKMNLDVRQVSGAVLAISAFTLQADCRKGRRPSFDAAAEPAVAEKLYLDLVERLRNAGLRVETGRFRQHMIVRATNAGPVLPLLDSKRLF
- a CDS encoding exo-alpha-sialidase; translated protein: MLAPTLLGVDGMLGPVAALGDGLFLCYADTPNTTNNALTASGPQRMCGRESRDGGLTWSDGRVLFDCGEAPGVVTSPVPYGDERGRLHVLWLRFYAYGDLTPATARCELWHAASGDGGATWSSPGRVDFGHSYTGSINSIIRLSSGRLVVPLSYLTARTTGKFVSMAVYSDDDGATWGCSRTDLSGDDSAGLENMGEGGMLEPVVVERSDGRVWMLIRTTLGRLYESFSEDAGETWSLPEPTRFVSSNAPAGVLRLADGRMVMAWNRCEGEPFIGGISYARQVLYGAVSSDDGRTWSAAKALVGKAQSESVHAQYCYPFLAESAAGRVLLTYHRVNTRAGEDWSNPTRSLMHFDADWLAARTVKK